A window of the Mustelus asterias unplaced genomic scaffold, sMusAst1.hap1.1 HAP1_SCAFFOLD_235, whole genome shotgun sequence genome harbors these coding sequences:
- the LOC144485840 gene encoding uncharacterized protein LOC144485840 yields MEKLWKCVDCGKGFGFPSQLEVHRRSHTGERPFTCSVCGKGFTHSYNLLTHQRVHTGERPFPCPVCGKGFTRSSHIVTHQLVHTDERLFTCSDCGRSFKCKKDLLTHHRIHTGERPFACSVCGKGFIQSSHLQTHQLVHSDNKLFNCSDCEKSFKNKKDLLTHQYAHTGERPFTCSTCGKGFSRPSALLNHQRIHTGERPFTCSDCGKGFINSSNLLIHQQLHTGDRPFTCSECGKGFTRSYNLLTHQQVHSEERPFTCSVCGKGFTRLSNLLNHQRVHTGERPFTCTTCGKGFSQSSNLLTHQRVHSGERPFTCSVCGKGFIQSSHLLTHRRVHKRLQGLDSTLIDAVNHIQF; encoded by the coding sequence atggagaaactgtggaaatgtgtggattgtgggaagggatttggttTCCCATCACAattggaagttcatcggcgcagtcacactggggagagaccgttcacctgctccgtctgtgggaagggattcacccattcatacaatcttctgactcaccaacgggttcacactggggagaggccgttcccctgccctgtgtgtgggaagggattcactcgctcatcccacattgtgacacaccaacttgttcacactgatgagagactgtttacatgttctgactgtgggaggagttttaaatgcaaaaaggatctgctgacacaccaccgaattcacactggggagagaccattcgcctgctctgtgtgtgggaaaggattcattcagtcatcccacttgcagacacatcaacttgttcactctgataacaaactttttaattgttccgactgtgagaagagctttaaaaataaaaaggatctgctgacgcaccaatatgctcacactggggagaggccgttcacctgctccacgtgtgggaagggattcagccgtccatctgccctattgaaccaccagcgaattcacactggggagaggcccttcacctgctcagactgtgggaagggattcattaattcatccaaccttctgatacaccagcaactccacacaggggatcgaccgttcacctgctctgaatgtgggaagggattcacccgttcatacaaccttctgacacaccagcaggttcacagtgaggagaggccattcacttgctccgtttgtgggaagggattcactcgtttatccaacctattgaatcaccagcgagttcacactggggagaggccgttcacctgcaccacgtgtgggaagggattcagtcagtcatccaacctgctgacacatcagagagttcacagtggggagaggccatttacctgctctgtctgtggaaagggatttattcagtcatcccacctgctaacacaccggcgagttcacaaacgactgcaaggtttggattctacacTTATTGATGCTGTGAATCATATCCAGTTCTGA